The Peribacillus simplex genome contains a region encoding:
- the def gene encoding peptide deformylase, whose translation MSKFIKDYMITMKDIVKEGDPILRQVTDEVSLPISDEDRETLECMMQYLKNSQDPKLQKKFNLREGVGLSANQIGLNKRMFVMYFPDEKGKLFEYALVNPKIISHSATMIYLPQSEGCLSVDRDIKGYVPRYERVKIKAVDGNGEEIEMRLKGFAAIVFQHELDHLNGMMFYDRINTENPFKLPENVEVKSL comes from the coding sequence ATGAGTAAATTTATAAAAGACTATATGATTACGATGAAGGATATCGTTAAAGAAGGGGATCCCATTCTGCGTCAGGTGACGGATGAAGTTAGCCTGCCAATTTCGGATGAAGATCGTGAAACATTGGAATGCATGATGCAATACCTGAAAAATAGTCAGGATCCAAAACTCCAAAAGAAGTTCAACTTGCGTGAAGGAGTTGGGTTGTCTGCAAATCAGATAGGCTTGAATAAACGCATGTTCGTCATGTATTTTCCCGACGAAAAGGGGAAGCTGTTTGAATATGCCCTTGTAAATCCGAAAATCATCAGTCATTCGGCCACAATGATCTATTTACCGCAAAGTGAAGGCTGCCTTTCTGTCGACCGTGATATTAAAGGTTATGTACCGCGTTATGAACGGGTTAAAATTAAAGCGGTGGATGGTAATGGCGAGGAAATAGAGATGCGGCTGAAGGGCTTTGCTGCAATCGTTTTTCAGCATGAGTTAGATCATTTAAACGGGATGATGTTTTATGACCGGATCAACACCGAAAATCCTTTCAAGCTTCCGGAAAACGTGGAAGTGAAAAGTCTGTAA
- a CDS encoding MDR family MFS transporter: protein MNNQKKQKFIVAGLLLGILMSAMDNTIVATAMGTIVSDLGGFDKFVWVTSAYMVATMASMPIFGKLSDMYGRKRFFIFGLIVFLVGSALCGMAQSIVQLSIFRAIQGIGGGALMPIAFTIIFDIFPPEKRGKLTGLFGAVFGASSVLGPLLGAYITEYSSWHWIFYVNVPIGVISLFFIWNYYKESPNNQEQKIDWGGAATLVIAVISLMFALELGGEYGWSSSPIIGLFASFVVFFVSFFFFEKRAKDPIISLWLFKRRLFATSQILAILYGGTFIILTVYIPIFVQAVYGGSATNAGLILTPMMLGSVIGSAVGGIFNTKTSFRNLMTISVICYFAGMLLLGTITPDTSRTLLTMYMILTGFGMGFSFSLLPIASIHNLEPRFRGSANSTNSFLRSFGMTLGVTIYGAIQTNVFTSKMTDAFKGMQGGPDTAGLMDDPRELFQSDARAEIPDFILDKIVHAMSDSISLIFTLALIPIGLAAVTVFFMGKTRVETPSKKESLQ from the coding sequence ATGAACAATCAAAAAAAACAAAAGTTCATTGTTGCCGGTTTACTATTGGGTATCTTGATGTCAGCAATGGATAATACGATTGTTGCGACTGCAATGGGAACGATCGTTTCTGATTTAGGCGGGTTCGATAAGTTTGTATGGGTGACATCTGCCTATATGGTCGCAACTATGGCAAGTATGCCGATTTTCGGTAAGCTTTCCGACATGTATGGAAGAAAGCGGTTTTTTATTTTTGGACTTATAGTCTTTTTGGTCGGTTCCGCATTATGCGGCATGGCTCAGAGCATCGTGCAGTTAAGTATCTTCCGTGCAATCCAGGGGATAGGCGGAGGCGCTTTGATGCCTATAGCCTTTACGATCATTTTTGATATTTTCCCACCTGAAAAACGCGGGAAATTAACTGGCCTTTTCGGCGCTGTATTTGGGGCCTCAAGTGTATTGGGACCGCTTTTAGGTGCTTATATTACTGAATACTCCAGCTGGCACTGGATTTTCTACGTCAATGTTCCGATTGGGGTCATTTCTTTATTTTTCATCTGGAATTATTACAAGGAGTCACCCAACAACCAAGAGCAAAAAATTGATTGGGGTGGCGCAGCAACTCTCGTCATTGCTGTTATCAGCTTAATGTTCGCTCTCGAACTGGGCGGGGAGTATGGCTGGAGTTCCTCTCCTATCATAGGTCTGTTTGCCAGTTTTGTGGTTTTCTTCGTTTCATTTTTCTTTTTCGAAAAAAGAGCCAAAGATCCAATCATTTCATTATGGCTGTTTAAAAGGCGATTATTTGCCACTTCTCAGATTTTAGCCATTCTTTATGGCGGTACATTCATTATTTTAACCGTCTATATCCCGATTTTCGTTCAGGCAGTCTATGGTGGTTCCGCAACAAATGCCGGATTGATCCTAACTCCCATGATGCTTGGTTCTGTAATCGGCAGTGCAGTTGGCGGGATATTCAATACAAAAACAAGCTTTCGCAACTTAATGACGATTTCCGTCATCTGTTATTTTGCAGGAATGCTTCTATTAGGGACCATCACCCCTGATACCAGCAGGACTTTATTAACCATGTACATGATTCTGACTGGATTTGGAATGGGCTTTTCCTTCTCGCTTTTGCCTATTGCGTCCATTCACAACTTGGAACCTAGGTTCAGGGGGTCGGCCAACTCCACAAACTCATTCCTCCGTTCTTTTGGGATGACACTCGGTGTAACGATTTATGGAGCGATTCAGACTAATGTATTCACCAGTAAAATGACGGATGCGTTTAAAGGAATGCAAGGAGGTCCGGATACAGCCGGATTGATGGATGACCCACGTGAGCTCTTCCAATCGGATGCACGTGCCGAGATTCCGGACTTTATCCTGGATAAAATCGTTCATGCGATGTCCGATTCGATTTCATTGATATTCACCTTGGCCCTCATTCCGATCGGTCTTGCTGCAGTCACTGTGTTCTTCATGGGAAAAACAAGAGTGGAAACACCTTCAAAAAAGGAATCATTGCAATAA
- a CDS encoding MarR family winged helix-turn-helix transcriptional regulator produces the protein MSSDNGLNAALLESLTHRLQRYGMRSVLFQQNMAQKIGVSHTDLKSAEILNETGPITAGELSKITGLSTGSVTALINRLERSGYVKRERDQLDGRRVMIAPIPERQEQIKSHYQSLSMATKELCSAYNEQELMLINKFIEDITKIMDKENDKLMSERER, from the coding sequence ATGTCAAGCGATAATGGGTTGAATGCAGCTCTGTTAGAGAGTTTAACACACAGATTGCAGCGGTATGGAATGAGGTCCGTTTTATTTCAACAAAACATGGCCCAGAAAATAGGGGTTTCCCATACGGACTTGAAGAGTGCTGAAATATTGAATGAAACAGGACCGATTACCGCCGGTGAATTATCCAAAATTACAGGATTGAGCACGGGATCGGTTACGGCACTGATCAATCGCCTTGAGAGATCCGGTTATGTTAAAAGAGAACGAGATCAATTGGATGGAAGAAGGGTAATGATTGCACCGATACCCGAAAGGCAGGAACAGATTAAATCGCACTATCAATCGCTCTCAATGGCAACCAAGGAGTTATGTTCGGCTTATAATGAGCAAGAGCTAATGTTAATCAATAAATTTATTGAGGATATCACAAAAATCATGGACAAAGAAAATGACAAGTTAATGAGTGAGCGTGAAAGGTAG